One genomic window of Aquisalimonas sp. 2447 includes the following:
- the queC gene encoding 7-cyano-7-deazaguanine synthase QueC yields MNQDADHRAGDRNAVVLLSGGLDSATVLAMASAKGYRCHAISFDYGQRHRAELDACQRVAASLGAVDHRTVKLDLAAIGGSALTDASIDVPETPTEGIPITYVPARNTVFLSLALGYAEVIGAFDLFIGVNAVDYSGYPDCRPEFIRAFETTANLATRAGTEGGEAFRIHAPLSERSKAEIILRGTELGVDYAQTVSCYQADAEGRACGRCDSCRLRAEGFRNACLADPTRYRPDAVRDV; encoded by the coding sequence ATGAACCAGGACGCTGATCACCGGGCGGGCGACCGCAATGCGGTGGTTCTGCTTTCCGGGGGACTCGATTCCGCAACCGTGCTCGCCATGGCCAGCGCCAAGGGTTACCGGTGCCACGCCATCAGCTTCGATTACGGCCAGCGCCATCGCGCCGAGCTCGATGCCTGCCAGCGCGTGGCCGCCTCCCTGGGCGCAGTGGACCACCGCACCGTGAAACTGGATCTCGCCGCCATCGGTGGCTCGGCACTCACCGACGCCAGCATCGACGTGCCGGAGACCCCCACCGAAGGCATCCCCATCACCTACGTGCCCGCGCGCAACACCGTGTTCCTGTCCCTGGCCCTGGGCTACGCCGAGGTCATCGGGGCCTTCGATCTGTTCATCGGCGTCAACGCCGTGGACTACTCCGGCTACCCGGACTGCCGACCCGAGTTCATCCGTGCCTTCGAGACCACGGCGAACCTGGCCACCCGGGCAGGCACCGAGGGCGGTGAAGCCTTCCGCATTCACGCGCCGCTGAGCGAGCGCAGCAAGGCGGAGATCATCCTGCGCGGCACCGAACTGGGGGTGGATTACGCCCAGACCGTTTCCTGTTACCAGGCCGACGCCGAGGGCCGCGCCTGTGGCCGCTGCGACTCCTGTCGCCTGCGTGCCGAGGGGTTCCGCAACGCCTGCCTCGCCGACCCCACCCGTTACCGCCCGGATGCAGTCCGCGACGTTTGA
- the queE gene encoding 7-carboxy-7-deazaguanine synthase QueE produces the protein MTETTDTVRLRITEIFHSLQGEARTVGWPTVFVRLTGCPLRCHYCDTAYAFHGGDTRGLPEILATVQQYGSRHVTVTGGEPLAQRKGCLALLQSLVDAGHDVSLETSGAMDISGIDPAVSRVVDLKTPASGEQTRNRWENIELLTRNDQVKFVLCGRDDYDWACQVLRDYQLAERCEVLFSPSFGQLSGRDLADWVVADALPVRFQLQLHKILWGDEPGR, from the coding sequence ATGACCGAAACCACTGACACGGTGCGCCTGCGCATCACCGAGATCTTCCATTCCCTGCAGGGGGAAGCCCGCACGGTGGGCTGGCCCACGGTGTTCGTGCGCCTGACCGGCTGCCCGCTGCGCTGCCACTACTGCGACACCGCCTACGCCTTCCACGGGGGCGACACCCGCGGGCTGCCCGAAATTCTCGCCACGGTGCAGCAGTACGGCAGCCGGCATGTCACCGTCACCGGCGGCGAGCCCCTGGCCCAGCGCAAGGGGTGCCTGGCGCTGCTGCAATCCCTGGTGGACGCCGGCCACGACGTGTCCCTGGAGACCTCCGGCGCCATGGACATCAGCGGCATCGACCCCGCCGTGAGCCGGGTGGTGGATCTCAAGACCCCCGCCTCCGGTGAACAGACGCGTAACCGCTGGGAGAACATCGAGCTGCTCACCCGCAACGACCAGGTCAAGTTCGTCCTCTGTGGCCGCGACGACTACGACTGGGCCTGTCAGGTGCTGCGCGACTACCAACTGGCAGAGCGCTGCGAAGTACTGTTCTCCCCCAGCTTCGGCCAGCTCTCCGGCCGTGACCTGGCGGACTGGGTGGTGGCCGATGCCCTGCCGGTACGCTTCCAGCTGCAACTGCACAAAATCCTGTGGGGCGATGAACCAGGACGCTGA
- the ybgF gene encoding tol-pal system protein YbgF produces MMQSAPAKRLRPGLFAVAATVVGLSLGIGQATADDDLERRVERMERLLDSGALSDLANRQERLRREVSELVGQMETLQRDMDELRRQQRNLFEDLDDRLMELEQAGVAAQEPDVPDTPALDAELEGGPEDATPPEDDDAMEAAADDDGDAADAYSAAFDLLRDGDYRRAADGFRDVLDNHPDSDYADNARYWLAETYYVVRDFDEAMEHFQEIVDDPDSGKHADALLKAGYIHYERAEWDHARTRLEQVRDDYPDSTVANLAGSRLEQMDDQGR; encoded by the coding sequence ATGATGCAGTCAGCACCAGCCAAGCGCCTCCGTCCCGGCCTGTTCGCCGTGGCGGCGACCGTCGTCGGACTCAGCCTGGGCATCGGCCAGGCTACCGCCGATGATGACCTGGAGCGACGCGTCGAGCGCATGGAGCGGCTGCTCGACTCCGGGGCGCTCTCGGATCTGGCCAACCGCCAGGAACGCCTGCGCCGCGAAGTCTCGGAGCTGGTCGGGCAGATGGAGACGCTGCAGCGGGACATGGACGAACTCCGTCGGCAGCAGCGGAACCTGTTCGAGGACCTGGATGATCGGCTCATGGAGCTGGAACAGGCCGGCGTGGCGGCGCAGGAACCGGACGTGCCGGATACGCCGGCACTGGACGCCGAACTCGAAGGCGGGCCGGAGGACGCGACCCCACCGGAGGACGATGACGCCATGGAGGCCGCCGCCGACGATGACGGCGATGCGGCGGACGCCTACTCTGCCGCGTTCGACCTGCTGCGCGACGGCGACTACCGGCGGGCGGCGGACGGCTTCCGCGACGTGCTGGACAACCACCCGGACAGCGACTATGCCGACAACGCCCGCTACTGGCTGGCGGAGACGTACTACGTGGTCCGCGACTTCGACGAAGCCATGGAACACTTCCAGGAGATCGTTGACGATCCGGATAGCGGCAAGCACGCGGATGCCCTGCTCAAGGCCGGCTACATCCATTACGAGCGCGCGGAGTGGGATCACGCACGGACAAGGCTGGAGCAGGTCCGTGACGACTACCCCGACAGCACGGTGGCGAACCTGGCGGGCAGTCGGCTCGAGCAGATGGACGACCAAGGCAGGTAG
- the pal gene encoding peptidoglycan-associated lipoprotein Pal, with protein MARQHKPFNWILIAALALALSACAVLEDEERVDDRDEMTEEERERAAEEERRDTAVWAMGDRDALEGEELDMALEDPDSPISQRTVHFAFDSSEIRDEDMPILESHGEFLANHPAQRIVIEGHTDERGAREYNLALGERRAEAVKQILVLNGAGEDQLDVVSYGEESPVASGSDEEAYAQNRRAELLYRR; from the coding sequence ATGGCAAGGCAGCACAAGCCGTTCAACTGGATTCTGATCGCCGCACTGGCGCTGGCACTGAGCGCCTGTGCCGTACTCGAGGACGAGGAACGGGTCGACGACCGTGACGAGATGACCGAGGAAGAGCGCGAGCGCGCCGCAGAGGAGGAGCGCAGGGACACCGCCGTATGGGCCATGGGTGACCGCGACGCCCTGGAAGGCGAGGAGCTGGATATGGCGCTGGAGGATCCGGACAGCCCCATATCCCAGCGCACTGTCCATTTCGCTTTTGACAGCAGCGAGATCCGCGACGAGGATATGCCCATTCTCGAGTCGCACGGCGAATTCCTGGCCAACCACCCCGCCCAGCGCATCGTCATCGAGGGTCACACCGACGAACGCGGAGCCAGGGAATACAATCTGGCCCTGGGTGAGCGGCGTGCCGAGGCCGTCAAGCAGATTCTGGTGCTCAACGGTGCCGGGGAAGACCAGCTGGACGTCGTGAGTTACGGCGAAGAGAGCCCGGTGGCCTCCGGCAGCGATGAAGAGGCCTACGCGCAGAACCGGCGGGCAGAGTTGCTGTACCGCCGCTGA
- the tolB gene encoding Tol-Pal system beta propeller repeat protein TolB: protein MKAFIGAALALALAPGAAKAELVVEITRGAEAALPIAIADFGDDGEALPEDVSAIIRDNLLRSGQFDPLPREEFIDNPTRGDDVRFENWRALGVDNLVVGETRRDGDDYQVRYELLDVFTGDRMLGRSYSVSQASLRALAHTISDNIYEELLGRPGAFNTMVAYVAIDESNGEREFQLIVADADGHDPQSILSSSEPLLSPTWSPDRERIAYVSFEDRRSEIFVQNIRTGERDRIASFRGLNSAPAWSPDGRRIAVTLSRDGQTDIYSLDAETGETTRLTDHHAIDTEAAWGPDGEHLYFTSDRGGSPQIYRADADGGNVQRITFEGNYNASPDISPDGERLAMVHRGDNGFQIAVLDLDSERFRVMSQGPHDESPSFAPNGAMVVYATREDGMGVLGTVSLFGEARHIMATEGRNLREPAWSPN from the coding sequence ATGAAAGCTTTCATTGGTGCTGCCCTGGCCCTGGCGCTCGCGCCTGGAGCGGCCAAGGCGGAGCTGGTGGTGGAGATCACCCGTGGCGCGGAAGCGGCGCTACCGATCGCCATCGCCGACTTTGGCGACGACGGTGAGGCACTGCCCGAAGACGTGTCCGCCATCATCCGCGACAACCTCCTGCGCAGCGGCCAGTTCGACCCCCTGCCCCGGGAGGAGTTTATCGACAACCCCACCCGCGGTGACGACGTTCGTTTCGAGAACTGGCGGGCACTGGGCGTGGATAACCTGGTGGTGGGTGAAACCCGCCGTGACGGCGACGACTACCAGGTCCGCTATGAGCTGCTGGACGTATTCACCGGCGATCGCATGCTGGGGCGCAGCTACAGCGTCAGCCAGGCATCGCTGCGCGCCCTGGCACACACCATCAGCGACAATATCTACGAGGAACTGCTGGGCCGCCCTGGCGCTTTTAATACCATGGTGGCCTACGTGGCCATCGATGAGAGCAACGGCGAGCGCGAATTCCAGCTCATCGTCGCCGACGCCGACGGCCACGACCCGCAATCCATCCTCAGCTCGTCTGAACCCCTGCTGTCGCCCACCTGGTCACCGGACCGCGAGCGCATCGCCTACGTCTCCTTCGAGGACCGCCGTTCCGAGATCTTCGTCCAGAACATCCGCACCGGCGAACGCGATCGTATTGCCAGTTTCCGCGGACTGAACAGCGCGCCGGCATGGTCCCCCGATGGTCGTCGGATCGCCGTTACACTCTCACGGGACGGTCAGACGGACATCTACAGTCTCGACGCGGAGACCGGGGAAACCACCCGTCTCACCGATCATCATGCCATCGATACCGAGGCAGCCTGGGGGCCGGACGGCGAGCACCTCTACTTCACCTCGGACCGTGGTGGCAGCCCGCAAATCTATCGGGCAGACGCCGACGGCGGCAATGTGCAGCGCATCACCTTCGAGGGCAATTACAATGCCTCGCCGGACATCTCCCCGGACGGCGAGCGGCTGGCCATGGTCCACCGGGGTGACAATGGCTTCCAGATCGCCGTGCTGGACCTGGACAGCGAACGGTTCCGGGTCATGAGCCAGGGGCCGCACGACGAAAGCCCGAGCTTCGCACCCAACGGCGCCATGGTGGTGTATGCAACTCGCGAGGACGGCATGGGTGTGCTGGGCACCGTGTCGCTGTTCGGGGAGGCGCGGCACATCATGGCCACGGAAGGGCGCAACCTGCGCGAACCGGCCTGGTCACCAAACTGA
- the tolA gene encoding cell envelope integrity protein TolA, with protein MNDWLNTLSSWRFVAYSIVVHAVVFAVFLIQVSGTPTVQQQERPEIIHAVAMDEQSVMEPIEERRRAQEAARQQAEEARRREEAEAERQRQEEAQRQREEEERRQQEEQRQQEAEERARREAEQERQRQEEAEQRRREEEAEQQRREEERRRAEEEAERQRQEEERRRQEEEERQRQEAEERRRQEEEAERQRRIEEEQQRREEEAEQRRQEEEAERQRQAEQERQAEEQRMQRLAERATSRFPSVWQREVEDAWTRPPGADRGLSTDVRVRLRPNGEVVSTEIARSSGSTSFDRSAENAIRRASPLSVPDDEDVFRRAGFDHFIFRFNPDG; from the coding sequence ATGAACGACTGGCTGAACACATTGTCCTCCTGGCGTTTTGTCGCATACTCGATCGTAGTGCATGCGGTGGTGTTCGCCGTGTTTCTGATCCAGGTCAGCGGCACGCCCACAGTACAGCAGCAGGAACGCCCGGAGATCATCCACGCCGTGGCCATGGACGAGCAATCGGTGATGGAACCCATCGAGGAGCGTCGGCGCGCACAGGAGGCTGCGCGCCAGCAGGCGGAGGAGGCCCGCCGACGGGAAGAGGCCGAGGCGGAACGCCAGCGCCAGGAGGAAGCGCAGCGCCAGCGCGAAGAGGAAGAACGCCGCCAGCAGGAGGAACAGCGGCAGCAGGAAGCCGAGGAGCGCGCCCGGCGCGAGGCGGAACAGGAACGGCAGCGCCAGGAAGAGGCGGAGCAGCGCCGCCGCGAGGAAGAGGCAGAGCAACAGCGTCGCGAAGAGGAGCGCCGCCGGGCCGAGGAAGAGGCCGAACGCCAGCGTCAGGAGGAAGAGCGCCGGCGCCAGGAGGAGGAAGAAAGACAGCGACAGGAGGCAGAGGAGCGCCGCCGCCAGGAAGAGGAGGCGGAACGACAGCGCCGGATCGAGGAAGAGCAGCAGCGCCGCGAAGAGGAGGCGGAACAGCGCCGACAGGAAGAGGAAGCCGAGCGGCAGCGCCAGGCAGAGCAGGAACGCCAGGCTGAGGAGCAACGAATGCAACGGCTTGCCGAGCGGGCAACCAGCCGGTTCCCCAGCGTCTGGCAGCGCGAGGTCGAGGACGCCTGGACGCGTCCGCCGGGCGCCGACCGCGGTCTGAGCACGGATGTGCGCGTACGCCTGCGCCCTAACGGTGAAGTGGTCAGCACGGAGATCGCCCGCAGCAGCGGCAGCACCTCCTTCGACCGCTCGGCGGAGAACGCAATCCGGCGTGCGTCGCCGTTGTCAGTCCCGGACGACGAAGACGTCTTCCGCCGTGCCGGCTTCGATCACTTCATTTTCCGATTCAACCCGGACGGATAA
- the tolR gene encoding protein TolR — MARAHRAKRRPMSEINVVPYIDVMLVLLVIFMVTAPLLYQGVDVDLPQADAEPLSQDEQDPIIVTVNRDGDLMVSIGTDPDEPVSADEVTDLVSRVMRNNPGTPVLVRGDEQVRYGLVLDTMAMLQRAGVPQVGLMTRPPSDDG, encoded by the coding sequence ATGGCCAGAGCCCACCGTGCCAAGCGCAGACCAATGTCGGAGATCAACGTGGTCCCGTACATCGACGTGATGCTGGTGCTGCTGGTCATTTTCATGGTCACCGCACCGCTGCTGTACCAGGGTGTCGACGTGGATCTGCCGCAGGCGGACGCCGAACCGCTCTCCCAGGACGAGCAGGATCCGATCATTGTCACGGTGAACCGGGATGGGGACCTGATGGTCAGTATCGGCACGGACCCGGACGAGCCGGTCAGCGCTGACGAGGTTACTGATCTGGTCAGCCGCGTGATGCGCAACAACCCGGGAACCCCGGTGCTGGTCCGTGGTGACGAGCAGGTGCGCTATGGGCTGGTCCTGGACACCATGGCCATGCTGCAGCGGGCAGGCGTGCCCCAGGTGGGGCTGATGACCCGGCCGCCGTCCGACGATGGCTGA
- the tolQ gene encoding protein TolQ, translated as MQGEMSILQLVLDASLLVQIVMLILVLASVASWALIFRKHAVVRDASRSAEDFEDSFWSGGNLAEIYARVGSSDEAGGGMERIFRAGFREFSRMRKQGASPEAQVEASQRAMRISLSREEDDLEAHLPFLATVGSTSPYIGLFGTVWGIMNSFRALGGQQQATLAAVAPGIAEALIATALGLFAAIPAVIGYNRYASSVERLCGRYETFMEEFISILQRHAHTQAAQQQQDKR; from the coding sequence ATGCAAGGTGAGATGTCCATCCTCCAGCTGGTGCTGGATGCCAGCCTCCTGGTACAGATCGTGATGCTGATCCTGGTGCTGGCGTCGGTGGCCTCCTGGGCGCTGATCTTCCGCAAGCACGCGGTGGTGAGGGACGCCAGCCGCTCGGCGGAGGACTTCGAGGACAGCTTCTGGTCCGGCGGCAATCTCGCCGAAATCTACGCCCGGGTCGGCTCCTCGGACGAGGCGGGTGGCGGCATGGAGCGGATCTTCCGCGCCGGGTTCCGGGAATTCTCGCGCATGCGCAAGCAGGGTGCCTCGCCGGAAGCCCAGGTGGAGGCCTCCCAGCGGGCCATGCGCATCAGCCTGTCCCGGGAGGAGGACGACCTGGAGGCGCACCTGCCCTTCCTCGCCACGGTGGGCTCAACCAGTCCGTACATCGGCCTGTTCGGCACCGTCTGGGGCATCATGAACTCGTTCCGCGCCCTGGGGGGACAGCAGCAGGCGACCCTGGCGGCCGTGGCCCCCGGCATTGCCGAGGCGTTGATCGCCACGGCACTGGGGCTGTTCGCCGCCATCCCGGCCGTCATCGGTTATAACCGCTATGCCAGCTCCGTGGAACGGTTGTGCGGTCGCTACGAAACCTTCATGGAGGAGTTCATCAGCATCCTGCAGCGCCACGCCCACACCCAGGCGGCGCAGCAGCAACAGGACAAACGGTAG
- the ybgC gene encoding tol-pal system-associated acyl-CoA thioesterase codes for MTQFSWPIRVYYEDTDAGGVVYHANYLKFFERARTEWLRALGFEQDQLKSEHGVLFVVHDLTLRFHAPARFNDQLTVTCDVLRARGASMDFRQQVHAPEHAGLLCEAKLTVACIDEQFKPRPVPRAIRAEMQHAR; via the coding sequence TTGACCCAGTTCAGCTGGCCCATCCGGGTCTACTACGAGGACACCGATGCGGGAGGCGTGGTCTACCACGCCAACTACCTCAAGTTCTTCGAGCGGGCGCGCACGGAGTGGCTCCGGGCCCTCGGTTTCGAGCAGGACCAGCTGAAGAGCGAACACGGCGTGCTTTTCGTGGTCCACGACCTGACATTGCGCTTTCACGCCCCGGCCCGGTTCAACGACCAACTGACCGTCACCTGTGATGTCCTCAGGGCACGCGGCGCCAGCATGGATTTCCGGCAGCAGGTCCATGCGCCGGAGCATGCCGGCCTGCTCTGCGAGGCGAAGCTGACCGTGGCGTGCATAGACGAGCAGTTCAAACCCCGCCCGGTGCCCCGGGCGATTCGAGCGGAGATGCAGCATGCAAGGTGA
- a CDS encoding sigma 54-interacting transcriptional regulator — MDQPSILLVDDDPGLLRLLSIRLKSAGYRVTAAESGEEALANMSAAQPDVVITDLRMDGMDGLALFDALHRDHPTLPVIILTAHGSIPDAVEATRNGVFSFVTKPFDSQKLLEQVAAALDVSGGTSDMAGTDDSDWSRDIITRSSAMKNVLGKARMVADSDASVFIRGDSGTGKELLAQAVHRASRRSDKPFIAVNCGAIPEPLLESELFGHRKGSFTGATQDHQGLFQAADGGTLFLDEIGDMPQPLQVKLLRVLQEGQVRPVGATASQPVDVRIISATHRQLDDEMQEGRFREDLYYRLNVVSLELPSLAERREDIPLLAKHFLQQLAQKYDKRARSFAPDAMERLVSAPWPGNVRQLYNVVEQTVTLSTTPVIPDSLVQSALRDEPGTIMPFADARKRFEKDYLARLLQTTGGNVSQAARLARRNRTEFYKLLHRHQIDPSLFKAQSH; from the coding sequence ATGGATCAACCGAGCATTCTTCTCGTGGACGACGACCCGGGCCTGCTGCGCCTGCTCTCCATCCGCCTGAAGTCCGCCGGCTACCGTGTCACTGCGGCAGAAAGCGGCGAGGAGGCCCTGGCCAACATGTCGGCGGCGCAGCCGGATGTGGTGATCACCGACCTGCGCATGGACGGCATGGACGGTCTTGCCCTGTTCGACGCCCTGCACCGCGACCATCCGACCCTGCCGGTGATCATTCTCACCGCCCACGGCTCCATCCCGGACGCCGTGGAGGCCACCCGCAACGGCGTATTCAGCTTCGTCACCAAGCCCTTCGACAGCCAGAAGCTGCTGGAACAGGTGGCCGCCGCCCTGGACGTCTCCGGCGGCACCAGCGACATGGCTGGCACCGACGACAGCGACTGGAGCCGCGACATCATCACCCGCAGCTCGGCGATGAAGAACGTGCTGGGCAAGGCCCGTATGGTGGCCGACTCCGACGCCAGTGTATTCATCCGCGGCGACAGCGGCACCGGCAAGGAGCTGCTGGCCCAGGCCGTCCATCGGGCCAGCCGGCGCAGCGACAAACCCTTCATTGCCGTGAATTGCGGCGCCATTCCCGAACCACTGCTGGAATCGGAGCTGTTCGGCCACCGCAAGGGTTCGTTCACCGGCGCCACCCAGGACCACCAGGGCCTGTTCCAGGCCGCAGACGGCGGCACCCTGTTCCTGGACGAGATCGGCGACATGCCCCAGCCGCTGCAGGTGAAACTGCTGCGGGTGCTGCAGGAGGGCCAGGTGCGCCCCGTGGGCGCCACTGCATCCCAGCCGGTGGACGTGCGCATCATTTCCGCCACCCACCGCCAGCTGGACGATGAGATGCAGGAAGGCCGCTTCCGCGAGGATCTCTACTACCGGCTCAACGTGGTCTCCCTGGAACTGCCGTCCCTGGCGGAGCGCCGCGAGGACATCCCGCTGCTGGCCAAGCATTTCCTGCAGCAGCTGGCACAGAAGTACGACAAACGCGCCCGCAGCTTCGCGCCGGACGCCATGGAGCGGCTGGTGAGCGCACCCTGGCCCGGCAACGTGCGCCAACTCTACAACGTGGTGGAGCAGACGGTGACGCTATCCACCACGCCGGTCATCCCTGACAGCCTGGTGCAGTCGGCCCTGCGGGACGAGCCCGGCACCATCATGCCCTTCGCCGACGCGCGCAAGCGGTTCGAAAAAGATTATCTTGCCCGGCTGCTGCAGACCACCGGCGGCAACGTCAGCCAGGCAGCACGTCTGGCCCGGCGTAATCGCACCGAGTTCTACAAGCTGCTGCACCGGCACCAGATCGACCCGTCGTTGTTCAAGGCGCAAAGCCACTGA
- a CDS encoding ATP-binding protein produces MSLYQPKSTLKLTLYGFGFVSLPLIIALGYAGLYVDRLANQSQHAVYQAVQAITASRQLSDLVTTMERSGRQYLILQEEELLENVREAHETFEDTVRRLHRLPLDDAHRDHVDDMAEAEAAIFERIDAGGDTPDIDQIELAQDFLALNRLGQEVLAGSNRMVDREVREMQDTASTAQQLLFWLAIALGPLTVLSVTFFTTLIARPIRQLDRIIRRLGDGNFQHPVRLSGPQDVQYVGERLDWLRERLLELEEQKTRFLRHVSHELKTPLTAIREGGDLLADPSVGELNREQQEIAQIITGNAHQLQRLIEDLLNFSTARDIAKSLDLRRTRVAPLVNEVARNHKPAMLTKDLHLETRLQDLHMQVDGEKLRTIVDNLLSNAVKFSPTGGRIELSLVRDGGSVTLAVADEGPGIPEEERESVFDAFFQGSNRAEGYVKGSGLGLSIAREYAEAHGGSIDIERPEHGGTRIRVILPLDTSRKTRT; encoded by the coding sequence ATGAGCCTCTACCAGCCCAAATCCACGCTGAAGCTGACCCTGTACGGCTTCGGTTTCGTCAGCCTGCCGCTGATCATCGCCCTGGGTTACGCCGGCCTGTACGTGGACCGGTTGGCCAATCAGAGCCAGCACGCCGTCTACCAGGCGGTGCAAGCCATCACCGCCAGCCGCCAGCTCAGCGACCTGGTCACGACCATGGAGCGCAGCGGCCGCCAGTATCTCATCCTCCAGGAGGAGGAACTCCTGGAGAACGTCCGCGAGGCTCACGAGACCTTCGAGGATACGGTGCGCCGCCTGCACCGCCTGCCGCTGGACGACGCCCACCGCGATCACGTCGATGACATGGCCGAGGCGGAAGCAGCCATCTTCGAACGCATCGACGCCGGCGGCGACACCCCCGACATCGACCAGATCGAACTGGCCCAGGACTTCCTCGCCCTCAACCGCCTCGGCCAGGAAGTGCTCGCTGGCAGCAACCGCATGGTGGACCGGGAAGTCCGGGAGATGCAGGACACCGCCTCCACTGCCCAGCAGCTTCTGTTCTGGCTGGCCATCGCCCTGGGGCCGCTCACCGTCCTCTCGGTGACATTCTTCACCACCCTGATTGCGCGGCCCATCCGCCAGCTGGACCGGATCATCCGCCGGCTCGGTGATGGCAACTTCCAGCACCCGGTGCGCCTGTCCGGACCGCAGGATGTCCAGTACGTGGGCGAGCGCCTGGACTGGCTCCGGGAGCGGCTGCTGGAGCTGGAGGAGCAGAAAACCCGTTTCCTGCGTCATGTCTCCCATGAGCTGAAGACACCGCTTACTGCCATCCGCGAAGGCGGCGACCTGCTCGCCGACCCCAGCGTTGGCGAGCTCAACCGCGAACAGCAGGAGATCGCGCAGATCATCACCGGCAATGCCCACCAGCTACAGCGGCTGATCGAGGATCTGCTCAATTTCAGCACCGCCCGCGACATCGCCAAGAGCCTGGATCTGCGGCGAACCCGCGTGGCGCCGCTGGTCAATGAGGTGGCGCGGAATCACAAACCCGCCATGCTGACCAAGGATCTGCACCTGGAGACCCGGCTGCAGGATCTGCACATGCAGGTGGATGGGGAAAAGCTCCGCACCATCGTCGACAATCTGCTGTCCAATGCCGTGAAATTCTCTCCCACCGGCGGTCGGATCGAGTTGAGCCTGGTCCGTGACGGGGGGAGCGTGACTCTGGCGGTGGCAGATGAGGGCCCGGGCATTCCCGAGGAGGAGCGTGAATCGGTGTTCGATGCCTTCTTCCAGGGAAGCAACCGCGCAGAAGGTTACGTGAAAGGATCGGGGTTGGGGCTGTCCATCGCCCGGGAATACGCCGAAGCCCACGGCGGCAGCATCGACATCGAACGCCCGGAACACGGCGGCACCCGCATACGGGTGATCCTGCCCCTGGACACAAGCCGGAAGACGCGGACATGA
- the ruvB gene encoding Holliday junction branch migration DNA helicase RuvB, translating into MIEPDRVVTASASTEDEALDRAIRPKHLADYVGQPTVREQLEIFIEAARRRGDALDHLLIFGPPGLGKTTLAHIVANEMGVNLRQTSGPVLEKAGDLAALLTNLEPHDVLFVDEIHRLSAVVEEVLYPAMEDHKIDIMIGEGPTARSIKLDLPPFTLVGATTRAGLLTAPLRARFGITQRLEYYGEQDLAGIVTRSAGLLALHIDDDGAREIARRSRGTPRIANRLLRRVRDFAEVRADGHVTGTVADQALRMLNVDDTGFDEQDRRLLQTIIEKFDGGPVGVDNLAAAIGEERGTIEEVLEPFLIQQGYMMRTPRGRMATASAYRHFGLAPPPRSEASIGDLFSGDPP; encoded by the coding sequence ATGATCGAACCCGACCGCGTCGTTACCGCCAGCGCCTCCACCGAGGACGAAGCCCTGGACCGGGCAATCCGCCCGAAGCACCTGGCCGACTATGTCGGCCAACCCACCGTGCGCGAGCAGCTGGAGATCTTCATCGAGGCGGCGCGCCGCCGCGGCGACGCTCTGGACCACCTGCTCATCTTCGGCCCGCCGGGCCTCGGCAAGACCACCCTGGCACACATCGTCGCCAACGAGATGGGCGTCAACCTGCGCCAGACCTCCGGGCCTGTGCTGGAGAAGGCGGGCGACCTGGCCGCCCTGCTCACCAATCTGGAACCCCACGACGTGCTGTTCGTCGACGAGATCCACCGGCTGAGCGCGGTGGTGGAAGAAGTGCTGTACCCGGCCATGGAAGACCACAAGATCGACATCATGATCGGCGAGGGCCCCACGGCACGCTCCATCAAGCTGGATCTACCCCCGTTCACCCTGGTGGGTGCCACCACCCGGGCCGGCCTGCTGACCGCGCCACTGCGGGCGCGCTTCGGCATCACCCAGCGGCTGGAGTACTACGGTGAACAGGATCTCGCCGGCATTGTCACCCGCTCCGCCGGGCTGCTGGCTCTGCACATCGACGACGACGGCGCCCGCGAGATCGCGCGGCGCTCCCGGGGCACGCCGCGCATTGCCAACCGGCTGTTGCGCCGCGTGCGCGATTTCGCCGAGGTGCGCGCCGACGGCCATGTCACCGGCACCGTGGCCGACCAGGCCCTGCGCATGCTCAACGTCGACGACACCGGCTTCGATGAACAGGACCGACGTCTGCTGCAGACCATCATCGAGAAATTCGACGGCGGCCCGGTGGGCGTGGACAACCTGGCCGCGGCCATCGGTGAGGAGCGCGGCACCATCGAGGAGGTGCTGGAGCCATTCCTGATCCAGCAGGGCTACATGATGCGCACCCCCCGCGGGCGCATGGCCACCGCCAGCGCCTACCGCCACTTCGGCCTGGCGCCACCACCCCGCAGCGAAGCCTCCATCGGGGACCTTTTCTCCGGCGATCCACCATGA